A window from Photobacterium sp. DA100 encodes these proteins:
- a CDS encoding protocatechuate 4,5-dioxygenase subunit alpha, with protein sequence MSYLDNPNAIEGTTMFDGTMARKGYDLNKMCYSLNNAEARAAFSADEMTYCDKFNLTDAQKQAIANRDVLGLIAEGGSIYYLAKFVGLLGLNMQDIGAIQTGVTLEEFNQKLRNPGS encoded by the coding sequence ATGTCTTATCTCGATAATCCAAACGCCATTGAAGGCACCACCATGTTCGACGGCACCATGGCCCGAAAAGGCTATGATCTGAACAAAATGTGTTACTCCCTCAACAACGCCGAGGCCAGAGCCGCCTTTTCCGCTGATGAGATGACCTACTGCGACAAGTTCAACCTGACCGACGCACAAAAACAGGCCATCGCCAACCGCGATGTACTGGGGCTCATCGCTGAAGGCGGCAGCATTTATTACCTCGCCAAGTTTGTTGGTTTGCTGGGCCTTAACATGCAAGACATCGGGGCTATCCAAACAGGCGTCACACTAGAAGAATTCAACCAAAAACTGCGCAATCCAGGGAGCTAA